The DNA sequence AACGAaattaatctatagtttaaactagaactgtaatgaaatcagtttcatttgaGAGCTAATTGTATATAACCAGGTTGTTGTTCACTTGCTAGCTGAGGCACCATCGACAGTACCGAAACACGGCATTTATACAATGTAAGAATTGAATATAGAAATGAATGTTTTCTGTCAGTCATACCGAAGCGTCTTAATGCTGCTTAAAGATGAAGAGCATGTTTGGTTATCAGTAACCATGGAAACCGGGGTCCAGTGACAgctatatacatgtgtgtaatAGTTTTGCTTTTTacttgctggaatgttgatCTGAAGAACGGCCCTTGAGTTTTAATATACAACACTGAAAACGTATTCCACCTTTCCACATTCCACGCTAAGCAATACAAACAAAGGTAACACTAAGTAACGACtggagtttgtttgtttgcgaCACTTTTACATACGACGCACAATGTCAAACATAAGCATTACCCTGTGATCGAAATAGTTTGCTTGACAAACCACTATCTGCTTGACATTGGCTCTGGGACAGAAGAGACCAGTATATCCTTGAAGAACGATTGGAACAACATCCGAGTTTATCTGAGGAAATCGCTACCAGATAATTAACCCCTATAGATATTTCACAATAACACTAGATCCAAACACTTCAGGTGCTAGAGTGCGATTTTAGAATTAAAGATTTAAAATTGCTAAGTAAAGAATTTGATCCAAATATATAGGATACTTGAGTTACCAACAGATCAGGCATTTCGAGATTCTTAAAAATATAACGAGAACCAGAGAGTTATGACGTTTGCATGTAAAATGCTTTTGAATATATaactaaataaaaaaatatttcaatgtgctTCAGCTCTTGAGTATAAAACTAGATCCCAAGATTCAAGATGTTTTACATTATATCCAAATACCTGAATCACTTCAGTATAAAAGTAGATCGGAAGATTGAAGATGCCGGAGTAACACTACCTCCAGTGAAAGAGAATGGGTTGATATAGGTCAATAGAAAAGACGAATGTTTGAGCATAATATCAGGTAAAGTCAGTGTCCACGTCGGGTTACAATCGACTCCCATCATCCAGAAGTGAACACGAAAATAAGATGTAGTTTAACCCACAAAACTCTAACCACTGGCGTGACGACATGGCCGTCATGGTGCTTTTAAGTCTTGAATTCCGACAGTCACGTCCCCAGCTAGAAATGGCTATCTTCAGTCCTGTTCATTATCCCAACATCTCACACAGAAGAACCTAATCAGGCTGAGCTCGTTTGCCGCTATTAAgcattgaaatatatttgatattggATACGTGTACACATGAAGCAATATTTATATCTGAATAGGGCACCGGAATGAATAAGCATGGAATCCAAGTGCCACATGGATCGTCCAAATAGTGCCTCACTAATAGGTCTTACTGGTTAATGCTTTTTTGTTACAAACACCGTGAGGATGTTTCCTAAATGTGCTTTAGTACccacaaaatacattttttgtttcataattataaaaaaacaaatcCAAGAAAACATGTTGTTTTGACCTATACAGGTTTAGCAATTTGTAAGACATCAAAAATGGTGTAAGTATCTGAGATTGATAAGTGAATGGCATGCCCATACGGATGTTGATGCCCGAGATGATGAGCGTCGCTGTGTTTGACCCGGTCACTGACCCTTGTGCCGCCACAACCTTGCATTACAACTGTTGCGTGGTTGTCCACTCTGGCTTAACACTAGGGCAGCCAACTAATGTCATTGCTACCAAACCCTTCCATACACTTGTACAATGTTCGTTTGCCGATACCCATATGTACACAAGTTTAAATACTGATTGCTTTTGTCAACGCGTTGCACATTCGTTGCTAAATTCAACAGCTTGTAGATGAGTATTGTCCAGTCATAAACAAACTTGCAGGTTGTGGCCTTGTCTTTGTGAGAGGTCTAAACAACCTTCAAAACTAGCTGTACTTGTGGAGATGTTCCTGAACAGTCTCCTATGTCAGGACAGCAGATGTCCATACATGTCCCTTCACTGTTTGATTGGTCGTTGGCTGTTTGATTGGACATGTGCACAGAGTGTCCTATCACTACCCCGTTGTTTTTTGTTCCTTCATTGTGCACACGGATTCAAATCCACCATATCCAAACGAACACCAAATTCTATAGGAAACActatacaaacaaaacattacttGAAAACTGTAATTTTGTTTGACGACACTTGAACAACGTCCAAATCATGTCAAACATTCATAAACATTCCCTGTGATCTAAGAGACTCACACAACTTCACAACACTAAAATAAACCGAATCCTCTATATCTCGGCTGGACGTTGGTTCAGTGAGAGAACTCGTGAAAGACCAATATGGCCTTGATGAACTTCATATTAATGATATCTTTGACTGTTTGGCGTACACGCAGCGTGTCATGTTCCTATGACTATGCTGTACTTTTGGTGTCCCATGATTTCAAATCCAATTCATCCGAAGTATATATCGTCTCTGTGTTGCAACTATGTGACCCACAAGACCACCATGCAGTGACATTTGGCCGATATTCGCTGATATACTGTGTCCACTGGCGGTCTCTTCCTTCCTTGTAGCATCCACAGCAATCAGGTCAGAGAGTCCAGAACTGATGCCTCATCCTCAGCATCAGTTCAGGCACATCAGCATCACTCACACCTTACAAACAAACTCTCACACAGGGTCTGTGGTCGTCACAGTATTCTGGGCACGTAACTTTTGCATTCGTCTCCTCCCAAAGAAGGCCGCTAATAAGCATATTGTCGCCAGCACTGGGAGACAAACAAGGACGATACCTCCTGCTAGTGTGCCCTTCCGTCTCGCCTTCCCACCATGGACTATTAACATCACACCTGAAAGATAGGGAACAGGAATACTATAAAGAGACTGCATACTGTCATTCGCTGATATAGTTTATTGTACGACGGTTATTTTGAGTGTACGTTTGATCGCATGCTGACAAAGATCTATGTATGCTGAATATTTGTCAAAGCAATTCAAAAGTACTCAGCAAGCGATTTCTATCGAAACGGATCCGGATGAACTTTAATTCATGTGAAGAAAATCTTCGCTTATACACATTATATCGTACGGCCACCAAATACCCAGTATATCGCCTGGTTGTGGCAATCCTTGTGATGCATCACATGACTCACCTCCAGGGAGGGCGATGAAGGTCAGGAAGaggaacaaacacaccaagGACACCACGCAGCATTTCTTGCCTAGACAGCGACTCTTCTGGCGGACGTCTGGAATCAAATTTGACCATATTACTATCAGCGCTGAGGTTTGATAAATATGCTGAATCGCGTGACAAATTGGTCGAGGTGGTAACAAGCCTGTCACTGAATTCGTCATtgtcaaaactaaatgataaatTCATGAATGTCCCTAGGTCTTTAATCACTCAATTCGTCAATATCCAAAACTAATGATAAATTCATGATCACCTCGAGGTGTTTTAGGTTTGTTGCTATAGTATTTGAAACTGGGGACTCTCCAAACAATGATCAGTGAAGAGATATCATCACACAGCTGTCTGGTACGTCAAGAACGCCAAGAGCTGTGATTTACCATTTCCTTCATGTTTCACTGCTTTATGGCTGGTTTGTTGATAATGACACGTAACTTAATTACAGCAATTTGTTTATCTACTGTCGGCTAACGCCGCACTTGAcggtattccagctatatgacatacGTGAACATACACGTGTACAAGTTACATCAGTGACCAATATTGCGAACAGTGGGTTTGCGTCATCGGCGAGGGTAACACGCAATCACGTGAGCGTTCCTTATGACAACGCTTCCGACGAAGAAACATCTTACGACAGCGCCGCTTACGACATCTTTTACGACAACGCCTCTCAGGACAATGTTGTCTAAGCTATCGCCAATGAGGAGGAAAGGAAGTAAAAGGGTAGCATTGGGTTGTTCATCAGTGAGTAAGAAAAGCTTGTTTTACGCCGAGagttcaatattccagcttcctATGAGATaaacacctgaaatggactCCCGACATTATACACATGTACGGAGTTAAACACGTGTCATAGAGATGAGTGACGTAACGTCGCAGTTAGGCGGTTTGTTCTCGTCCTGTGGTGTTAATAATAATCACAACAAATATACACCTATAAGTATTATTCACCGGAAGTACAGTAAGAGCCGTGGAAGCGGATTGCGATAGTACCGGAATCACCGGAGTATCAACATCGagtgttatacatgtatacattttatAGGAGCACAGTGTGAGATGGATTAGAGAGCTTACACAACTAGCATGACGGAAAACGTTATATTCATACCTAACACGATTGTCCTACCTTGTCAGGGCACAGAGGTTATAACACAGGCCTCACTGAAAACACTCCGACATTAGATACGATACATCATACAGTATCATGGATGTGGCGAATTTTCAGTTACACAAGTAGTTACATAGTGATCCTTCTCGTCATGTACTGGTCCACTCTTGTATCTTGAACCGCTTCGAATCTCATGGCATAAATGGTTTCATAAAAACTGCTAGTTCTTCAGTTTAATGCTGCCGGGTTTGACGTCGACGCAAATGTGCAAATGTACGGACTGAAGCCTTTACGGTAAGAGAGAACACGATGTACACAGCCCGTACGCCTCATATGCAACAGTTACAAGAACATCCCTGAGGACACACTAAGTACAACTGACAGCTTCGAGTCCAGTATGAACTACATAAGTATTATATATTTTGAACCGTTTACGGGCCAAGTGGATAGAACACCAGCCCACCACGTCGAGAGTCTATGGTTCGATCCCCGGACGGGTCATACATGTACCACACGCTAAAGGGTGACACGTGATGTTTCCCTGTCGCGACGTTCGGGGTGAATCAAGAAGTAGTCGGCTCGTATTCAGTACGCAGTACGTGTCTGTGTAACCACGTGAAAGCCAGCACTACAAACTCGTCTCGCTAGTACAATCACACTTCAAATCACATTCCCTCAATACTATCAAATTAaatcacaccacatcacacacgGAACGATGACAAGAAACAATGCTCGTCATCATCGACAACGACCCTACCTCTCCCCGACATCACGAAGTTATGGCGACTGGGCTAGCTGTTTTACGATGTTCTGGCACTGTCCGAACCTTGGTCAACAATGCGCTCGTCCATCGTAATGCCACATTATCCCCCGAGACTCCCGTAGCCGCACATCCGCCGCGACAACCGAAGGGAAAGTGGGTCACATGCCATGCACAGCATTACTACTTTATCGTCACACAATCGCCTTTACGTCTAATCACCTTACAAGAATTgggtaattatgaaaatatttcacgaCAAACATGCATGAAAGTCCCCCTGCAACAATTACGCTAAACAGGAACTCGAGTAAGAAAGCAATGGCCCCGCTTCAATAGCCCTTTGTTGTATAATCAGCCTTATACGTCAAATAATATAAGCGTTATACAAAGCATAATAGCTTCAATTAGATGATGCCCCGCCCATACGATGTCTGTTGGCAGAGAAAACATGTGATCATGACTTGCTTGTTCATAGTTGAGCCTCATACGTACGTCCCGTAACAGACCACGTCGTTGCTGAGATGAGTAAATATATTAAACTTACATGCCTGTTATATTCTAGCTCATGCTGTGCACATAGAACTATCAAAAGTGGTCCTATGCAGGGtattgtagtgagtgaatgagtttagttttacgccccactcaacaacagtccagctatgtgacgacggtctgtaaacagtcgagtctggaccagacagtccagtgatcaacatcatgaacatcgagtTTGACAgatggaaaccgatgacgtgtcaaccagatCAGCAAGAGTAACAATCCCATggcgttagtcccctcttacgacataTATGCtttcctgaagatcagttcgaacccggatcttcacggatcgcAGGACATTGTAAGGTAAACGCGTCGgtgtattattaattatttcCTATTTTTTGTCTTTTGACCATCTGCTTTCCCGTTTAAGGAGCCGTTGACAAGATGTGCTACTATTTTCGCGAACATCTGATATCATCATTCTTTCATGATGCTCCAAAACATGCATATAATACACTCGAGCTAGACATGGAAAAtggattaaaaaaataataaactaaataataatttatgaaaaaaaataaatatcagACTAGGGTTTTTattacctagccttgcctcttCTAAGGATAGACTTACTATACtcgtaatagcagaaatatgcattttccttttgatattttgtatgatTATGGTAAGACCTTATTTTGCTTGTGTCCCTACATAGATTTTACATTCATAGTTTGACGCCATTAGTGTTTCACAATAGTGTGAACAGCTGGCTGAGCGGATCGAAGCCAAAGCTGGGATCAGCCTATTTGATTGACGTGAACTGCAGTTAGTGCcagtgacaaatattgagtaATCAATGCGATAACGATCCAAACTAAATCGCGTTTTTTTACTGAAACTGATTATTGTGATGTGTTTCCTAGTCAATAGTTAATGCTGATCGTCACTCGGATTCGACTCTGTATTGTCAATATTCTGATAAAACCTACAGTCACCCAGTCAGTGGAGTATGACATTGCGCAAATATTTCACCATACAGCCAACGTGGTATGAACGCTGTAAGGAGTTTACGTAAACACACCTGTCATAACGCATGTATGTAATTTCACGGAAATGTTACCGCGCTAAAAGTATCAATGACTTTAAGATAAGGAATGTGAAACAACGATCTTGCGGTTAGCCATATATGAATATTAACACACATGCAGTCGCTAAAATGATAAGATGAACAGCTTATCACTGAAGGTGATGATCTAGATATAGGACAGCCCACGtggtacatacatgtatgtcaacATT is a window from the Haliotis asinina isolate JCU_RB_2024 chromosome 9, JCU_Hal_asi_v2, whole genome shotgun sequence genome containing:
- the LOC137296912 gene encoding uncharacterized protein isoform X3, translated to MSGRDVRQKSRCLGKKCCVVSLVCLFLFLTFIALPGGVMLIVHGGKARRKGTLAGGIVLVCLPVLATICLLAAFFGRRRMQKLRAQNTVTTTDPV
- the LOC137296912 gene encoding uncharacterized protein isoform X1, with amino-acid sequence MAGTTSETEPMTGETRRDVRQKSRCLGKKCCVVSLVCLFLFLTFIALPGGVMLIVHGGKARRKGTLAGGIVLVCLPVLATICLLAAFFGRRRMQKLRAQNTVTTTDPV
- the LOC137296912 gene encoding uncharacterized protein isoform X2, with protein sequence MKRRSESTSDLQEDVRQKSRCLGKKCCVVSLVCLFLFLTFIALPGGVMLIVHGGKARRKGTLAGGIVLVCLPVLATICLLAAFFGRRRMQKLRAQNTVTTTDPV